Proteins encoded within one genomic window of Cellvibrio zantedeschiae:
- the rpsL gene encoding 30S ribosomal protein S12, with product MPTINQLVRKPRKLIVDKSDVPALQGNPQKRGVCTRVYTTTPKKPNSALRKVCRVRLTNGFEVSSYIGGEGHNLQEHSVVLIRGGRVKDLPGVRYHTVRGSLDTSGVAKRRQGRSKYGAKRPK from the coding sequence ATGCCGACGATCAACCAGTTGGTTCGTAAGCCAAGAAAACTTATCGTAGACAAGAGCGATGTTCCCGCTCTGCAAGGTAACCCGCAAAAACGCGGTGTTTGCACTCGCGTTTATACCACTACACCTAAAAAGCCAAACTCAGCATTGCGTAAAGTGTGCCGTGTTCGTTTGACTAATGGCTTTGAAGTGTCTTCGTATATCGGCGGTGAAGGCCATAACTTGCAAGAGCACAGTGTTGTATTGATTCGTGGTGGTCGTGTTAAAGACTTGCCAGGTGTTCGTTACCATACTGTACGTGGTTCACTGGATACTTCTGGTGTTGCCAAGCGTAGACAAGGTCGTTCTAAATACGGTGCTAAGCGTCCTAAGTAA
- the rpsG gene encoding 30S ribosomal protein S7, with protein MPRRRVVAKRETIPDPKFGNVTLAKFMNHVMISGKKSVAERIIYGAMDIVKTKLNRDPLEVFDEALENIAPLVEVKSRRVGGATYQVPVEVRASRRTALAMRWLVDYSRKRGEKSMPARLAGELMDAAQGKGAAVKKREDVHRMAEANKAFSHFRF; from the coding sequence ATGCCAAGAAGAAGAGTTGTCGCCAAACGCGAGACGATACCGGATCCAAAATTCGGTAACGTTACTCTGGCGAAATTTATGAACCACGTGATGATCAGTGGTAAGAAATCAGTAGCAGAACGTATTATTTACGGCGCTATGGATATCGTTAAAACCAAATTGAACCGCGACCCGCTCGAAGTGTTCGATGAGGCTTTGGAAAACATCGCTCCACTGGTTGAGGTTAAATCTCGCCGTGTGGGTGGTGCAACTTACCAAGTGCCAGTTGAAGTTCGTGCGTCTCGTCGTACTGCTTTGGCTATGCGTTGGTTGGTAGATTACTCTCGCAAGCGCGGTGAGAAATCAATGCCAGCTCGTTTGGCTGGTGAGTTGATGGATGCTGCTCAAGGCAAAGGTGCTGCGGTTAAGAAGCGTGAAGACGTTCACCGTATGGCTGAAGCTAACAAGGCGTTCTCGCACTTCCGCTTCTAA